One Clostridium sp. CM027 genomic window carries:
- a CDS encoding DUF362 domain-containing protein has protein sequence MDKSKVYFTNLRTKPGCNLLDKLQKLVVETGIKNIDFKDKFVAIKIHFGEPGNLSYIRPNYAASIVKLVKGLGGKPFLTDCNTLYTGRRSNAVDHIEAAMENGFNPISVGCNLIIADGLKGGDYREIPINQKHCKTAKIGSAIADSDIVISMTHFKGHEMTGFGGSLKNLGMGSGSVGGKLEMHSASKPFMKHRKCVSCGQCVKNCLHEAITFNEDKKATIDYDKCVGCGQCVAVCRYGCATVKWNESADSANEKIAEYTYAVIKDKPHFHISFIMNVSPNCDCSPENDVAIVPDIGIAASFDPVALDQACVDMVNSAIALNATELSDNHYHDGDDKFSTIHPDTNWKVGLDHAKAIGIGTDEYELVTVK, from the coding sequence ATGGATAAATCAAAAGTATACTTTACAAACTTAAGAACAAAACCAGGATGCAATCTATTAGATAAACTTCAAAAACTTGTGGTAGAAACAGGTATAAAAAATATTGATTTCAAAGATAAATTTGTAGCTATAAAAATTCATTTTGGAGAGCCAGGAAATCTTTCTTACATTAGGCCAAATTATGCTGCAAGTATTGTTAAGCTTGTGAAAGGACTAGGCGGTAAACCTTTCCTTACTGATTGCAATACACTATACACAGGAAGAAGATCTAATGCTGTAGACCATATTGAAGCCGCTATGGAAAATGGTTTTAATCCGATTTCAGTTGGATGTAACTTAATTATAGCTGATGGATTAAAGGGTGGGGATTATAGAGAAATCCCAATTAACCAAAAACATTGCAAAACTGCTAAAATAGGTTCAGCCATTGCTGATTCAGATATAGTTATTTCTATGACTCATTTTAAAGGCCATGAAATGACTGGGTTTGGTGGATCATTGAAAAATTTAGGTATGGGCTCAGGCTCTGTTGGCGGCAAGCTTGAAATGCATTCTGCATCAAAGCCATTTATGAAACATCGTAAATGTGTAAGCTGTGGTCAGTGCGTTAAAAATTGCCTACATGAAGCAATTACCTTTAATGAAGATAAAAAGGCAACTATAGATTATGATAAATGCGTAGGCTGTGGTCAATGTGTTGCCGTATGTCGCTATGGCTGCGCAACAGTAAAGTGGAATGAATCTGCTGATAGCGCTAATGAAAAAATTGCAGAATACACCTATGCAGTTATTAAAGATAAGCCACATTTTCATATTAGTTTCATTATGAATGTTTCCCCTAATTGTGACTGTTCACCGGAAAATGACGTTGCAATTGTTCCAGATATAGGAATAGCTGCATCCTTTGATCCAGTAGCCTTAGATCAAGCCTGTGTTGATATGGTTAATAGTGCAATTGCATTAAATGCAACTGAACTTTCAGATAACCACTATCATGATGGAGACGATAAATTTTCTACTATACATCCTGATACAAATTGGAAAGTTGGACTCGACCATGCAAAAGCTATCGGAATTGGAACTGACGAATATGAACTAGTAACAGTTAAATAA
- a CDS encoding ABC transporter ATP-binding protein, whose translation MKNTIEFKNVTKAYNLGEKTLLAADNISFTINDSEFVVILGPSGAGKSTVLNLLGGMDFATNGEIIINGKNIANYKDDALTEYRAENVGFVFQFYNLIPTLTALENVALTKDVVKGALDAAEILTSVGLGDHLNKFPSQLSGGEQQRVSIARAICKNPTMLLCDEPTGALDSETGIVILSLLQKMSREKNKSVIIVTHNSALAQAADKVIRIKNGKVRDISINAAPVDVKEVNW comes from the coding sequence ATGAAAAATACAATTGAATTTAAAAATGTTACAAAAGCTTATAATTTAGGCGAAAAGACGCTACTTGCTGCAGATAATATCAGTTTTACTATTAATGATAGTGAATTTGTTGTTATATTAGGTCCGAGTGGCGCCGGCAAATCTACAGTTCTTAATTTGCTTGGTGGTATGGACTTTGCTACAAATGGAGAAATCATTATTAATGGTAAAAATATAGCGAATTACAAAGATGATGCATTGACGGAATATCGAGCAGAAAATGTGGGCTTTGTATTTCAGTTCTACAACCTCATTCCAACATTAACTGCCCTTGAAAATGTGGCACTTACAAAGGATGTAGTGAAAGGGGCATTGGATGCTGCCGAAATACTGACCTCAGTTGGACTAGGTGATCACTTAAATAAATTTCCATCACAGCTATCAGGTGGGGAACAACAGCGAGTGTCTATAGCAAGGGCCATATGCAAAAATCCAACCATGCTTCTTTGCGATGAGCCAACAGGTGCACTAGATAGTGAAACAGGTATTGTTATTCTTTCCTTACTACAGAAAATGAGCAGAGAGAAAAATAAGTCAGTTATTATTGTTACACACAATTCAGCACTGGCTCAGGCTGCAGATAAGGTTATCCGAATTAAAAACGGCAAAGTGAGGGATATAAGTATTAATGCTGCACCCGTTGATGTAAAGGAGGTGAACTGGTAA
- a CDS encoding PRK06851 family protein gives MQGTIKNFFPGGNTSRGFYSYYRYILGQDEARRIICIKGGPGTGKSSLMKKVSKYFNEKGYDIEQHHCSSDNNSLDGVVIKKLNVAILDATAPHIVDPINPGAVDEVLNMGDCWNEEGFKKYRHKIIGINKKVGKTFKRAYRFFGAAKLVYDDWQNYNDEALNINKLNILKENLKESLFTTPPSTIGYDRHLFATAFTPNGIVTYIENLSAGYKNIYVLKGGPGTGKSDVLEFLSTEALRRGYNVEIFHTPLIPEKIEHILIPDLNVAILTSNEINNSDLPGIVIDMEDCLNLSTLENNKDEIEYDATEFYTLLDKGLATIKEAKCLHDELETYFIPNMDFSKVDAVFTKIIKKINEYEEDYLNDPYTDF, from the coding sequence ATGCAAGGTACTATTAAAAATTTTTTCCCCGGTGGCAATACTTCAAGAGGATTCTATTCCTACTATAGGTATATACTAGGTCAAGATGAAGCAAGAAGAATAATATGCATAAAAGGAGGCCCTGGAACAGGTAAATCATCCTTAATGAAGAAAGTTTCTAAATACTTCAATGAAAAAGGCTACGATATAGAACAACATCACTGTTCTTCCGATAATAATTCACTAGACGGAGTAGTTATTAAAAAACTTAACGTTGCAATACTTGATGCAACAGCACCTCATATAGTGGATCCTATAAATCCAGGAGCCGTAGATGAAGTTCTAAACATGGGAGATTGTTGGAATGAAGAAGGCTTTAAGAAATATAGGCATAAAATAATTGGCATAAATAAAAAAGTTGGCAAAACTTTTAAAAGGGCCTATCGATTCTTTGGAGCAGCTAAATTAGTTTATGATGATTGGCAAAACTATAATGATGAAGCCTTGAATATTAATAAATTAAACATACTGAAAGAAAATCTAAAAGAATCTTTATTCACCACGCCACCATCTACTATAGGCTATGATAGACATTTATTTGCTACAGCCTTTACACCTAACGGTATTGTCACTTATATTGAAAACTTAAGCGCAGGTTATAAAAATATTTATGTATTAAAAGGCGGACCTGGTACTGGAAAATCAGATGTACTAGAATTTCTATCCACCGAAGCCTTAAGGCGTGGATACAATGTAGAAATTTTTCATACGCCACTTATCCCTGAAAAAATTGAGCATATATTGATTCCTGACTTAAATGTTGCCATTTTGACCTCTAATGAAATAAATAATTCAGATCTTCCAGGTATTGTAATTGATATGGAGGATTGTTTAAATCTAAGTACACTTGAAAATAACAAAGATGAAATAGAATATGATGCAACTGAGTTTTACACGCTATTAGACAAGGGTTTAGCTACAATAAAAGAAGCTAAATGTCTACATGACGAGCTTGAAACTTACTTTATACCAAATATGGATTTTTCTAAAGTGGATGCAGTATTCACAAAGATCATTAAAAAGATAAACGAGTATGAAGAAGATTATTTAAATGATCCGTATACAGATTTTTAG
- a CDS encoding ABC transporter permease: MLFLKMIRDMKLNKTQFISIFIMSILGVFIYVGINSEWYGLQTASNEYYRDTNFANVWIYGSGFTKSDADKVLSVDGVTSVQRRLTIDSVARFENKPKITLHFTNENKISKCQLIDGQEFSVDKDGVWLDDAFAKAKGLTLGDTISTTFNGITMKKEILGTVLNPEYVYATGDNDIVPNHENFGFAYLSDKSLPKSIPIFYTDLLVTTDGTDYSKLEKKIDTALDGKYSVFLTRNNFGSYAMFQEEIEQHKAIGQVFPIVFLAIALLTIITTMTRLVNNQRTQIGTLKAIGFKKKHILFHYVSYGLWISIAGAVIGLVAGPLILPHLFYDSLKTAYTLPVWKPEVSVSSFIMALVSVIACTLATYLTCRKVLKDIPSQLLLPKAPRIMKQGFFEKTKLWAKIGFNTQWNLRDMFRSKVRSIMAIIGVMGCTSLLVCAFGMKDSVKDVISWQYSDINHYETKLTLSEKVSKKEISSIKNSYAGESIMEGTIEIKAKDKKKTAQLLVTENVTLINPQNAKREAIQLPQDKVSISYKMANLLGVKVGDEISFHIYGDERYVTSTIGAIYRTPISQGITLTKNNFERLGYNFKATSIITSKKINSNVTGVTRIWSRVDLTKSYETMTEAMNIMVYILILGAAILGIVVLYNLGILSFTERQRELATLKVLGFKTKRIRWLLLTQTIWITTLGIIIGIPCGKWLISYMISFMGDTFDMMTIISVQSLFYSIFGTILISILVNLMFSKKVKDIDMVSSLKSVE; the protein is encoded by the coding sequence ATGCTTTTTCTCAAAATGATTCGAGATATGAAGCTAAACAAAACTCAATTCATTTCAATTTTTATAATGTCTATTTTAGGCGTTTTTATATACGTAGGTATAAACAGTGAATGGTATGGATTGCAAACTGCATCAAATGAGTATTATCGGGATACTAATTTTGCTAATGTTTGGATTTATGGCAGTGGGTTTACGAAATCGGATGCTGATAAGGTTTTATCAGTTGATGGTGTTACCTCCGTACAAAGAAGGCTCACAATAGACAGTGTTGCGAGATTTGAAAACAAACCAAAGATAACACTACATTTTACAAATGAAAACAAGATTTCAAAGTGCCAGCTTATTGATGGGCAGGAATTTTCTGTTGATAAAGATGGTGTATGGCTGGACGACGCATTTGCTAAAGCAAAGGGACTCACCCTTGGAGATACTATATCCACAACATTCAATGGTATTACTATGAAAAAAGAAATACTAGGAACAGTTTTAAATCCTGAATATGTGTATGCAACAGGCGATAATGACATTGTTCCAAACCATGAAAACTTTGGATTTGCTTATCTCTCCGACAAGTCTTTACCAAAATCAATACCAATATTCTACACAGACCTTTTGGTTACTACCGATGGGACAGATTACTCAAAGTTAGAAAAAAAAATTGATACCGCTTTAGACGGTAAGTACAGTGTATTTTTAACAAGAAATAATTTTGGAAGTTATGCAATGTTTCAGGAAGAAATCGAGCAGCATAAAGCGATAGGGCAGGTCTTCCCAATTGTATTTCTTGCAATTGCCTTACTTACAATAATTACAACTATGACGCGTTTAGTCAATAATCAACGTACGCAAATCGGCACATTAAAAGCGATAGGTTTCAAGAAGAAACACATATTATTCCACTATGTTTCTTATGGCTTATGGATTTCCATTGCTGGTGCTGTTATTGGATTAGTAGCAGGCCCACTTATTCTGCCACATCTTTTCTACGATTCATTAAAAACAGCATACACCTTACCTGTTTGGAAACCGGAAGTTTCAGTCTCTTCATTTATAATGGCTCTAGTTTCTGTAATTGCATGTACTTTGGCAACTTACCTTACTTGCCGTAAAGTTCTAAAAGATATACCATCTCAATTGCTTTTGCCTAAGGCTCCAAGGATTATGAAACAAGGCTTTTTTGAAAAAACAAAGTTATGGGCAAAGATTGGGTTCAATACACAGTGGAATTTACGGGATATGTTTCGAAGTAAAGTTCGTTCCATTATGGCTATAATCGGTGTAATGGGATGTACATCACTGCTTGTATGTGCTTTTGGTATGAAAGATAGCGTAAAGGATGTTATTAGTTGGCAGTATTCGGATATTAACCACTATGAAACAAAGTTGACACTTTCTGAAAAAGTATCCAAAAAAGAAATTTCATCAATTAAAAATAGCTATGCTGGAGAATCAATAATGGAAGGTACTATCGAAATTAAAGCAAAGGATAAAAAGAAAACTGCGCAGCTACTTGTAACTGAAAATGTAACACTTATTAACCCTCAAAATGCCAAGCGTGAGGCTATTCAATTACCACAAGACAAAGTATCAATAAGCTATAAAATGGCTAATCTTTTAGGAGTTAAAGTAGGCGATGAAATTTCCTTTCACATTTATGGTGATGAACGTTACGTTACATCAACAATCGGGGCCATTTACCGTACACCCATATCCCAAGGCATCACATTGACAAAAAATAATTTTGAAAGGCTGGGATACAACTTTAAAGCTACCTCTATCATAACTTCTAAAAAAATAAATTCTAATGTTACTGGTGTAACGCGCATCTGGTCAAGGGTAGATTTAACTAAAAGTTATGAAACCATGACAGAAGCCATGAATATTATGGTATATATACTTATTTTAGGAGCAGCTATTTTGGGCATAGTAGTGCTTTACAATCTCGGCATATTATCCTTTACAGAGCGACAAAGAGAACTTGCCACGCTAAAGGTATTAGGCTTTAAAACAAAGAGAATTAGGTGGCTACTTCTTACACAAACCATTTGGATTACAACCCTTGGAATTATAATTGGGATACCTTGCGGAAAATGGCTTATTAGCTATATGATTTCATTCATGGGTGATACCTTTGATATGATGACCATAATATCTGTTCAATCATTGTTTTACAGTATTTTCGGAACAATTTTGATATCTATTCTTGTTAACCTTATGTTTTCAAAGAAAGTTAAAGATATTGATATGGTTAGTTCTCTTAAAAGTGTAGAATAA
- a CDS encoding class I SAM-dependent methyltransferase, which produces MSSLDYFNEIAKSWNVIRSEYFDERLKYKVLSKVSIKDKVVADLGCGAGFLSLALALDASIVFSIDQSVNMLKESKKLMETKKFDNVYPIKSSIDNLVLFDESVDVVFINMALHHVSDAKKAIEEMHRIIKKGGTLIISDVEEHNGQWARTEMFDEWLGFSNNQMEEWLTGAGFNIVNIENTDLRCKGYSSKGEYTETGIFIAVANKEVRVND; this is translated from the coding sequence ATGAGTTCATTAGATTATTTTAACGAAATAGCTAAAAGTTGGAACGTAATAAGAAGTGAGTATTTTGATGAAAGGTTAAAGTACAAGGTATTATCCAAAGTAAGTATAAAAGATAAGGTAGTGGCTGATCTTGGATGCGGCGCTGGATTTTTATCCTTAGCGCTGGCCTTAGATGCAAGCATTGTGTTTTCTATAGATCAATCAGTAAATATGCTTAAAGAATCCAAAAAATTAATGGAAACTAAAAAATTCGATAATGTATATCCAATAAAATCCTCCATAGACAACTTGGTTTTGTTTGATGAATCTGTAGATGTGGTCTTCATTAATATGGCTCTTCACCATGTGAGCGATGCTAAAAAGGCTATTGAAGAGATGCACAGAATAATTAAAAAAGGTGGGACTTTAATAATATCGGATGTAGAAGAGCATAATGGGCAGTGGGCAAGGACTGAAATGTTTGACGAATGGCTTGGTTTTTCAAATAATCAGATGGAAGAGTGGTTAACTGGCGCAGGGTTTAATATAGTAAACATTGAGAATACAGATTTAAGATGCAAAGGTTATTCTAGCAAAGGCGAATATACTGAAACTGGCATTTTCATTGCAGTAGCAAATAAGGAGGTAAGGGTAAATGATTAA
- a CDS encoding S-ribosylhomocysteine lyase, giving the protein MIKVESFSLDHTKVVAPFVRKCEVKIGEKGDKVTKFDLRFMQPNKEFMNISAIHTLEHLLAGYMREVMDGIIDISPMGCRTGFYMIVWNDVSVDRVIEALNYGLKKVIETEEIPAANEVQCGNYRDHSLNGAKEYAKLVLSRGLSSEIYK; this is encoded by the coding sequence ATGATTAAGGTTGAAAGTTTTTCATTAGATCACACAAAGGTTGTGGCACCTTTTGTACGAAAATGTGAGGTAAAGATAGGCGAAAAGGGTGATAAAGTAACAAAGTTTGACTTAAGATTTATGCAACCAAACAAGGAGTTTATGAATATATCAGCTATCCATACTTTAGAGCATTTGCTTGCTGGATATATGAGAGAAGTAATGGACGGAATTATAGACATTTCACCTATGGGATGTAGAACAGGTTTTTACATGATCGTATGGAATGATGTCAGTGTAGATAGGGTTATAGAAGCCCTAAATTATGGATTGAAAAAGGTGATAGAAACAGAGGAAATCCCGGCAGCCAATGAAGTTCAATGTGGAAATTATAGAGATCATTCCTTAAATGGTGCAAAAGAATATGCAAAATTAGTTCTAAGTAGAGGTCTTAGCAGTGAGATATATAAATAG
- a CDS encoding hemolysin family protein: MDSDPDPAPNNIMAQFITIGILTLINAFFASAEMAIASLSKNKIKHLAQEDNKKAQLLVKLIEEPTKFLSAVQIGIMLAGFFSIATAATGISNHFSGYLNNLNVPYSKQIALASITIGLCYITLVFGELFPKRVALQKSEAIAMFCVVPVFYVSKLLVPFAMLLSASTDVLVKITGLNSEKLEEKLSKEEMKSLIEVGRQRGAINETAKKMINNIIEFDDKSAREVMTPRTEVFLIDINDHVTQFLDELLEKKYSRVPVYDGDVDNIIGILHMKDFIMEARIKGFENVNIKNILHSPYLVYQSKNIDELFRELKISKNHMAVLIDEYGGFSGVVTIKDLIEEVMGNIEDEYDDDEPDIRKVDNNTYIVNGLLSLDELNDHLDLNLMSKNYNTIGGFLISLIGCIPKKNETQTIEYGNVIFKIEQVKQRRIEKIKIYI, from the coding sequence ATGGATTCAGACCCTGACCCTGCGCCCAATAATATAATGGCGCAATTTATAACAATTGGTATTTTAACACTGATAAATGCATTCTTTGCATCGGCGGAAATGGCAATAGCGTCACTTAGCAAAAATAAAATTAAGCATCTTGCGCAAGAGGATAACAAAAAAGCACAGCTATTAGTAAAACTTATTGAGGAGCCAACAAAGTTTTTATCGGCTGTTCAAATTGGAATTATGCTCGCTGGTTTTTTTTCTATTGCAACTGCGGCTACTGGAATATCTAATCATTTTTCAGGATATTTAAACAATTTGAATGTACCTTATAGTAAGCAAATTGCTTTAGCTAGCATAACAATTGGTCTATGTTATATAACACTTGTGTTTGGTGAATTGTTTCCAAAGCGAGTAGCACTACAAAAATCAGAAGCTATTGCAATGTTTTGCGTAGTGCCTGTTTTCTATGTATCTAAGCTGCTGGTTCCTTTTGCAATGCTACTTTCAGCATCCACTGATGTTTTAGTTAAGATTACTGGTCTTAATAGTGAAAAATTAGAGGAGAAGTTATCAAAAGAGGAAATGAAATCACTTATAGAAGTTGGACGACAACGCGGCGCTATAAACGAAACTGCCAAAAAGATGATAAATAACATTATCGAATTCGATGATAAATCAGCTAGAGAAGTTATGACTCCAAGAACTGAAGTGTTTTTGATTGATATAAATGATCATGTTACACAGTTCTTAGATGAGTTATTAGAGAAAAAGTATTCAAGAGTGCCAGTATATGACGGTGATGTTGATAATATCATAGGAATACTTCACATGAAAGATTTTATAATGGAGGCTCGCATTAAGGGCTTTGAAAATGTAAACATTAAGAATATATTACATTCTCCTTACCTTGTTTATCAAAGTAAAAATATAGATGAATTATTTAGAGAATTAAAAATATCTAAAAATCATATGGCAGTACTTATAGACGAATATGGAGGATTTTCAGGGGTAGTTACTATTAAAGACCTTATAGAAGAAGTTATGGGAAATATTGAAGATGAATATGATGATGACGAACCTGATATAAGAAAAGTTGATAATAATACTTATATAGTGAATGGATTACTTTCTTTAGACGAATTGAATGATCATCTTGATTTAAATTTAATGTCGAAGAATTACAATACTATAGGAGGTTTTTTAATTAGCCTTATAGGATGTATTCCAAAGAAAAATGAAACCCAAACTATTGAATATGGGAATGTAATATTTAAAATAGAGCAAGTTAAACAAAGAAGAATAGAAAAAATTAAAATCTATATATAA
- a CDS encoding PadR family transcriptional regulator: protein MDKVFKKFLPMTETAYYILLSLAEPRHGYGIIIHVEEITKGRIKLGSGTVYGTLTKLQDKGIISVFSDDKRRTVYEITEIGKKLILMEIQRIKEIYKNAVRFEGDFYE from the coding sequence ATGGATAAGGTATTTAAAAAATTCCTGCCTATGACTGAGACAGCTTATTATATTTTGCTATCTTTAGCGGAGCCTAGACATGGTTACGGAATAATAATACATGTGGAAGAGATAACGAAGGGTAGAATTAAGTTGGGTTCAGGAACGGTCTATGGAACCCTTACAAAGTTACAAGATAAGGGCATAATTTCTGTTTTTTCAGACGACAAAAGACGGACTGTTTATGAAATAACGGAAATAGGTAAGAAACTTATTCTTATGGAAATACAGAGAATAAAGGAAATTTATAAAAATGCAGTAAGATTTGAGGGGGACTTTTATGAGTAA
- a CDS encoding DUF2812 domain-containing protein: protein MSKRVFRPFWSLDIIETENWLCKMSAKGYHLKKIKAVTKVFVFEKGESKEIYYRIGYNKSRINGASQSLLKNGWYSAFSKKKWNILANENDKSQIKIHPSRESLLNRSRIIKYSIGTLLSMWIIISIVPMIFLTELLFNLNDESLNATFMPGAKLSMMLIVLVLVFLVYIMIKLNKSDKKLRNENNTDLNLNFTRPKDTILDNKEERKLRKDGKVIKKIKLCWFYSPDITEEWLENMELKGYNLYRMSKSGNTFYFMKGEPRNVKYSLDFQITVNDSYFEFHKSSGWKMIFTSYSNFTKHTLWGKEYWDEKPALYSDTSHILKHAKKQCMVYCFLFIPLIIMYLVIIGFNIKMYLEGIPVMRTGLIALIVMLICMVEFGCFVVKSLGYYLRIRRKVS, encoded by the coding sequence ATGAGTAAAAGGGTATTTAGACCATTTTGGAGCCTTGATATTATAGAAACTGAAAATTGGTTGTGTAAAATGTCTGCCAAAGGTTATCACCTGAAAAAGATTAAAGCTGTAACTAAAGTATTTGTGTTTGAAAAAGGTGAAAGCAAAGAAATATACTATAGAATTGGATATAATAAATCGCGAATTAATGGTGCTTCGCAATCATTATTAAAAAATGGATGGTATAGTGCTTTTTCAAAGAAAAAATGGAACATATTAGCGAATGAAAATGATAAATCTCAAATAAAAATACATCCTTCAAGAGAAAGTCTATTAAATAGAAGTCGTATTATAAAATACTCTATAGGAACACTACTTTCAATGTGGATAATTATATCAATAGTGCCAATGATTTTTCTTACGGAGTTACTTTTTAATCTTAATGATGAGTCTTTAAATGCTACTTTTATGCCAGGAGCTAAATTATCAATGATGTTAATTGTATTAGTTTTGGTTTTTTTAGTCTACATTATGATAAAACTTAATAAATCAGATAAGAAGCTTCGAAATGAAAATAATACAGATTTAAATTTAAACTTTACAAGACCTAAAGACACAATTTTAGATAATAAAGAAGAGAGAAAATTACGTAAAGATGGAAAAGTTATTAAGAAAATTAAATTATGTTGGTTTTATTCTCCAGATATAACAGAGGAATGGCTTGAAAACATGGAACTAAAGGGTTATAACCTGTATAGAATGAGCAAATCAGGTAATACTTTTTACTTTATGAAGGGTGAACCAAGAAACGTTAAATATTCTCTGGATTTTCAGATTACTGTAAATGATAGTTATTTCGAATTTCATAAGTCTAGTGGGTGGAAAATGATATTTACAAGTTATTCAAATTTTACAAAACATACATTATGGGGAAAAGAATATTGGGATGAAAAGCCAGCGTTATATTCAGATACTAGTCATATACTTAAACATGCAAAAAAGCAGTGTATGGTGTATTGCTTTTTATTTATACCTTTAATTATAATGTATTTAGTTATAATCGGGTTTAACATAAAAATGTATTTAGAAGGTATTCCAGTAATGCGAACAGGATTAATAGCGTTAATAGTAATGTTGATATGCATGGTTGAATTTGGTTGTTTTGTTGTAAAATCTCTAGGCTACTATTTAAGAATTAGAAGGAAAGTTAGTTAA